A window from Sinorhizobium fredii encodes these proteins:
- the ribD gene encoding bifunctional diaminohydroxyphosphoribosylaminopyrimidine deaminase/5-amino-6-(5-phosphoribosylamino)uracil reductase RibD, with amino-acid sequence MGGPTREDERFMAAALRLARRNLGLTSTNPSVACLVVKDGTIVGRAVTAAGGRPHAETQALADAGEQARGATAYVTLEPCSHHGRTPPCADALIASGVARVVVCLVDPDERVAGRGGVMLRDAGIDVDIGVLHEQGERVLEAYLMRQRMKRPYVTLKLAVSADGMIGRKGEGQVRITGSVSRAQVQVLRAETDAILVGVGTANADDPELTVRLPGLEERSPVRIVLDRRLDLPLNSKLVRSARQVPLIIVAGDAGLPSPRERGEGAPRADEGQVELAPLPLTPAPFAGRGGDTAIRRAALEAAGVEVLNADTVSDLLTALASRGISSLLVEGGARAARQFLDADLVDRILLYSGPSAIGEGGIRSPFDRTTVPAGFSLKRSARYGDDIFDDYERDTACSQA; translated from the coding sequence ATGGGCGGGCCGACGCGTGAGGACGAGAGATTCATGGCGGCGGCGCTGCGCCTCGCCCGTCGCAATCTTGGTCTGACCTCCACAAATCCTTCCGTCGCTTGCCTTGTCGTCAAGGACGGAACGATCGTCGGGCGGGCCGTGACGGCGGCGGGCGGACGCCCGCATGCCGAGACGCAAGCACTCGCCGATGCCGGCGAGCAGGCGAGGGGGGCGACCGCCTATGTCACCCTCGAGCCCTGTTCGCATCACGGCAGGACGCCGCCCTGCGCCGATGCGCTGATTGCCTCGGGCGTTGCTCGCGTTGTCGTCTGCCTTGTCGATCCCGACGAGCGGGTCGCCGGCCGCGGGGGGGTGATGCTGCGCGACGCCGGCATCGATGTCGACATCGGCGTTCTCCATGAGCAAGGCGAGCGCGTCCTCGAGGCCTACCTCATGCGCCAGCGCATGAAACGCCCATATGTGACTCTGAAGCTTGCAGTTTCTGCCGACGGCATGATCGGCCGAAAGGGCGAAGGGCAGGTCAGGATCACCGGTTCGGTCTCGCGCGCCCAGGTCCAGGTATTACGAGCCGAGACCGATGCGATCCTCGTCGGGGTCGGCACGGCAAATGCCGACGATCCGGAACTCACGGTTCGGTTGCCCGGGCTTGAAGAGCGCTCGCCAGTGCGGATCGTCCTTGATCGCCGTCTCGATCTGCCGTTGAACTCCAAGCTCGTGCGCTCGGCGCGGCAAGTTCCACTGATCATCGTCGCAGGTGACGCCGGCCTTCCTTCTCCCCGCGAGCGCGGAGAAGGTGCCCCAAGGGCGGATGAGGGGCAGGTCGAACTTGCTCCATTGCCCCTGACCCCGGCCCCGTTCGCGGGGAGAGGGGGTGATACGGCTATCCGCCGCGCGGCTCTCGAAGCCGCGGGCGTGGAGGTGCTGAACGCCGATACCGTCTCCGATCTGTTGACCGCCCTTGCCTCGCGCGGCATTTCCTCGCTTCTGGTGGAAGGCGGGGCGCGGGCGGCGCGGCAATTTCTCGATGCGGATCTCGTCGATCGCATCCTGCTCTATTCGGGTCCGTCGGCCATTGGCGAAGGCGGCATTCGATCCCCATTTGATCGGACGACCGTACCCGCGGGGTTCTCGCTCAAGCGCAGCGCCCGTTACGGCGATGATATTTTCGACGATTACGAAAGAGATACCGCATGTTCACAGGCATAA
- the hemB gene encoding porphobilinogen synthase — protein sequence MNDRTNLVDRITGHRRMRRNRKADWTRRLVQENRLTVDDLIWPIFIVPGSGIVQPIDAMPGVNRMSVDKAVEAVKEAADLGIPAVATFPNIEMELRNETGSNSLAPDNLINQATRAIRSAVPNIGVITDVALDPFTSHGHDGILRGGEIVNDETVEAVARAAVMQADAGSDIIAPSEMMDGRVGAIREALDAAGHQNVGIMSYATKFASAFYGPYREAIGTGGLLKGDKKTYYIDPANGTEAIRDAALDVEEGADMLMVKPGLPYLDICWRMKEAFGLPVFAYQVSGEYAQIKAAAANGWIDGERIMLETLLAFKRAGCDGILSYFAVEVARMLAKR from the coding sequence ATGAACGACAGGACAAATCTTGTGGACAGGATCACTGGACACCGTCGCATGCGCCGCAACCGCAAGGCGGACTGGACGCGCCGCCTAGTGCAGGAGAACCGCTTGACCGTGGACGACCTGATCTGGCCGATCTTCATCGTGCCGGGCAGCGGCATCGTTCAGCCGATCGACGCGATGCCCGGCGTCAACCGCATGAGCGTCGACAAGGCCGTCGAGGCGGTGAAGGAGGCGGCCGATCTCGGAATTCCCGCCGTCGCCACCTTCCCGAACATCGAGATGGAGCTCCGCAACGAAACCGGTTCGAACAGCCTTGCCCCCGACAACCTGATCAACCAGGCGACGCGGGCGATCAGGAGCGCCGTTCCGAATATCGGCGTCATCACCGATGTGGCGCTTGATCCTTTCACCAGCCACGGTCACGACGGCATCCTGCGCGGCGGCGAGATCGTCAATGACGAGACGGTGGAAGCGGTGGCGCGCGCGGCAGTAATGCAGGCGGATGCCGGCTCCGACATCATCGCACCTTCCGAAATGATGGACGGACGGGTCGGCGCCATCCGCGAGGCGCTCGATGCGGCAGGCCACCAGAATGTCGGCATCATGTCCTATGCGACGAAATTCGCCTCCGCCTTCTATGGCCCCTATCGCGAGGCGATCGGCACCGGCGGGCTGCTGAAGGGCGACAAGAAGACCTATTACATCGATCCGGCCAACGGCACCGAAGCGATCCGCGACGCCGCGCTCGACGTCGAGGAAGGCGCCGACATGCTGATGGTGAAGCCCGGTCTGCCCTATCTCGACATCTGCTGGCGGATGAAGGAAGCCTTCGGCTTGCCGGTCTTCGCCTACCAGGTCTCGGGCGAATACGCGCAGATCAAGGCGGCGGCGGCGAATGGATGGATCGACGGCGAGCGCATCATGCTCGAGACGCTGCTTGCCTTCAAGCGCGCCGGCTGCGACGGCATTCTCAGCTATTTCGCCGTCGAAGTGGCAAGGATGCTGGCAAAGCGATGA
- a CDS encoding L,D-transpeptidase family protein codes for MSKKNGIDALSRRAFLRSAATIGAAAWAGSASAQDALGELINSPRRGSWDDQFDAKASRTATAVLSNTPVFGPQTIGHVQQAIFDYQQIVAAGGWPQVPQTGVKLELGVTDPSVQQLRQRLMISGDLPQSAGISSSFDSYVDGAVKRFQARHGLPADGVIGEYTFKALNVDAATRLAQLETNLVRLQSMSGDLGRRYVMVNIPAAYIEAVENGRVVLRHAAVVGKIDRQSPILNSKIYEVILNPYWTAPRSIVQKDIMPLMRKDPTYLERNAIRLFDGSGNEVSPETVDWNAEKAPNLMFRQDPGKINAMSSTKINFHNEHSVYMHDTPQQGLFNKLMRFESSGCVRVQNVRDLSTWLLKETPGWSRQQIEATIKSGVNTPIKLAEEVPVYFTYITAWSAKDRVVQFRDDIYQRDGAAELALQTTTGVEQSPGPIDADALPQ; via the coding sequence ATGTCGAAAAAGAACGGAATTGATGCTCTCTCGCGCCGCGCGTTTCTGCGTTCGGCCGCTACGATCGGTGCCGCCGCATGGGCAGGCTCCGCGAGTGCCCAGGACGCCCTGGGCGAGCTCATCAATTCGCCGCGCCGCGGCTCCTGGGACGACCAGTTTGACGCCAAGGCCTCTCGCACCGCGACGGCAGTCCTCTCCAACACGCCGGTTTTCGGCCCCCAGACCATCGGCCATGTGCAGCAGGCCATCTTCGACTATCAGCAGATCGTTGCCGCCGGCGGTTGGCCCCAGGTTCCGCAGACCGGGGTAAAGCTGGAGCTCGGCGTCACCGATCCCTCCGTGCAGCAGTTGCGTCAGCGCCTGATGATCTCCGGCGACCTGCCGCAGTCCGCCGGGATTTCCTCCTCCTTCGACTCCTATGTCGACGGCGCGGTCAAGCGCTTCCAGGCACGCCACGGCCTGCCGGCGGATGGCGTGATCGGCGAATATACGTTCAAGGCCCTGAACGTCGACGCCGCGACGCGGCTGGCCCAGCTCGAGACCAACCTCGTGCGACTTCAGTCGATGTCGGGCGATCTCGGTCGGCGCTATGTCATGGTCAACATTCCCGCCGCCTATATCGAGGCGGTCGAGAACGGTCGCGTCGTGCTGCGTCATGCTGCGGTCGTGGGCAAGATCGACCGCCAATCGCCGATCCTCAATTCGAAGATCTACGAGGTTATCCTCAATCCCTATTGGACCGCGCCGCGATCGATCGTCCAGAAGGACATCATGCCATTGATGCGCAAGGACCCGACCTATCTCGAGCGCAACGCCATCCGCCTCTTCGACGGCAGCGGCAACGAGGTGTCTCCTGAAACCGTCGACTGGAATGCGGAGAAGGCGCCGAACCTGATGTTCCGTCAGGACCCGGGCAAGATCAACGCCATGTCCTCGACCAAGATCAATTTCCACAACGAGCATTCGGTCTACATGCACGACACGCCGCAGCAGGGCCTGTTCAACAAGCTGATGCGCTTCGAATCGTCGGGCTGCGTGCGCGTGCAGAATGTCCGCGACCTCTCCACCTGGCTGCTCAAGGAAACGCCCGGCTGGTCGCGCCAGCAGATCGAGGCGACCATCAAGTCGGGCGTCAACACGCCGATCAAGCTTGCCGAAGAGGTGCCGGTCTATTTCACTTACATCACCGCCTGGTCGGCAAAGGACCGTGTCGTCCAGTTCCGCGACGATATCTACCAGCGCGACGGCGCGGCGGAGCTCGCCCTCCAGACGACGACCGGAGTCGAGCAATCGCCGGGCCCGATCGACGCCGACGCCCTGCCGCAATAA
- the nrdR gene encoding transcriptional regulator NrdR yields MRCPYCGSEDSQVKDSRPAEDGNAIRRRRICPDCGGRFTTFERVQLRELMIIKKTGRKVPFDRDKLLRSFEIALRKRPVDRDRIERAVSGIVRRLESSGETEIPSEEIGLQVLEALKSLDDVAFVRYASVYRDFSHAEDFEKVIAEISAKIARDPSE; encoded by the coding sequence ATGCGCTGCCCCTATTGCGGTTCTGAAGACAGCCAGGTGAAGGATTCCCGTCCGGCCGAGGACGGGAACGCCATTCGCCGCCGCCGCATCTGCCCGGACTGCGGCGGCCGGTTCACGACCTTCGAGCGGGTGCAGCTGCGTGAGCTGATGATCATCAAGAAGACCGGTCGGAAGGTGCCTTTCGACCGGGACAAGCTGTTGCGATCCTTCGAGATCGCGCTGCGCAAGCGCCCGGTCGATCGCGATCGTATCGAGCGGGCGGTATCCGGCATCGTCCGCCGTCTCGAAAGCTCCGGCGAGACCGAGATTCCCTCGGAAGAAATCGGTCTCCAGGTGCTCGAGGCCCTGAAGAGCCTCGACGACGTCGCCTTCGTGCGATACGCATCCGTCTATCGGGATTTCTCCCACGCCGAGGATTTCGAAAAGGTCATTGCCGAGATCAGCGCCAAGATCGCGCGCGATCCGAGCGAGTAG
- the ldtR gene encoding transcriptional regulator LdtR → MNTKMKPQVAAPRDPQKETIRGLYMESLHLVERLHRRLLDVIKDEFDRQGRSDVNAVQALLLFNIGNSELTAGELRSRGYYLGSNVSYNVKKLVDLGLINHQRSRIDRRSVRISLTEDGQEIAETVAKLYERHIGSIHKVGGIGSDEFTQMNKLLQRLDRFWNDSIMYRL, encoded by the coding sequence ATGAACACCAAGATGAAGCCGCAGGTAGCTGCACCACGGGACCCGCAGAAAGAGACGATCCGTGGTCTCTACATGGAATCCCTTCACCTCGTCGAGCGTCTGCATCGCCGTCTGCTCGACGTCATCAAGGACGAGTTCGACCGGCAGGGCCGCAGCGACGTCAACGCCGTCCAGGCGCTGCTGCTGTTCAACATCGGCAACTCCGAACTGACCGCCGGCGAGCTTCGTTCGCGTGGTTACTATCTCGGTTCCAACGTATCCTACAACGTCAAGAAGCTCGTCGATCTTGGCCTCATCAACCATCAGCGCTCCCGCATCGACCGCCGCTCGGTGCGCATCAGCCTGACGGAAGACGGCCAGGAGATTGCCGAAACCGTTGCCAAGCTCTACGAGCGCCATATCGGTTCTATCCACAAGGTCGGCGGCATCGGTTCTGATGAGTTCACTCAGATGAACAAGCTCCTGCAGCGCCTCGATCGCTTCTGGAACGACAGCATCATGTATCGCCTGTAA
- a CDS encoding DUF6163 family protein — MLHDSAHVPKPSLTEVLFGWFLRLVSASCFWFALNYWAMLIGFSHGGAGRFDLLAPEWRAAATALAVLYPVAAIGLWLLVSWGPVIWVLAATIEVAMLEFYPGMLGARPLLLLLHGAVAATFILFRAALFWQRLRQARQVRVDSP, encoded by the coding sequence ATGCTTCACGATTCTGCTCATGTGCCGAAGCCATCGCTCACCGAAGTGCTGTTCGGCTGGTTCCTGCGACTGGTCTCGGCCTCCTGCTTCTGGTTTGCGCTGAACTACTGGGCGATGCTGATCGGCTTTTCCCACGGCGGCGCCGGGCGTTTCGATTTGCTGGCGCCAGAGTGGCGCGCCGCCGCGACCGCGCTTGCCGTCCTTTATCCGGTCGCTGCCATCGGGCTTTGGTTGCTCGTCTCCTGGGGACCGGTTATCTGGGTGCTCGCGGCGACCATCGAGGTAGCCATGCTCGAATTCTATCCAGGCATGCTCGGGGCCCGTCCGCTGCTCCTCTTGCTCCACGGGGCGGTCGCGGCGACCTTCATTCTTTTCCGTGCGGCGCTCTTCTGGCAGCGCCTGCGCCAGGCGCGGCAGGTAAGGGTTGATTCACCCTGA
- a CDS encoding arginyltransferase yields the protein MNTQTTQSPQFYLTAPAACPYLPSEMERKVFTHMVGERAPELNDLLTQGGFRRSQNIAYRPACETCRACISVRILANEFMPTRSMRRVLAANHDVVSTEYPAEPSSEQYNLFRRYLDCRHQRGGMSDMSVLDYAMMVEDTHVHTKIIEYRLRSEGDGISEKAKGPLIATALTDRMGDGLSMVYSFFDPGFANRSLGTFMILDHIRRAKERGLPHVYLGYWVKGSRKMGYKTKFLPQEHLMARGWERYAGGQDLPETATD from the coding sequence ATGAACACGCAGACCACACAGTCTCCGCAATTCTATCTGACCGCGCCGGCAGCCTGTCCCTATCTGCCCAGCGAGATGGAACGGAAAGTCTTCACGCACATGGTGGGCGAGCGCGCACCCGAGCTGAATGATCTTCTGACCCAGGGCGGTTTCCGCCGCTCGCAGAACATCGCCTACCGCCCGGCCTGCGAAACCTGTCGCGCCTGCATCTCGGTGCGCATCCTAGCCAACGAGTTCATGCCCACCCGCTCCATGCGCCGGGTGCTCGCCGCCAATCACGACGTGGTCTCGACCGAGTACCCTGCCGAGCCATCGAGCGAGCAATACAACCTCTTCCGCCGCTATCTCGATTGCCGGCACCAGAGGGGCGGCATGTCGGACATGTCGGTGCTCGACTACGCGATGATGGTCGAGGACACCCATGTACACACGAAAATCATCGAATACCGGTTGCGGTCCGAGGGCGACGGCATCAGCGAGAAGGCCAAAGGTCCGCTGATCGCCACGGCGCTCACCGACCGGATGGGCGATGGGCTGTCGATGGTTTATTCCTTCTTCGACCCCGGTTTCGCAAACCGTTCGCTCGGAACCTTCATGATTCTCGACCATATCCGCCGGGCGAAGGAACGCGGCCTTCCGCACGTCTACCTCGGATATTGGGTCAAGGGCTCCCGCAAGATGGGGTATAAAACAAAGTTTTTGCCGCAGGAGCACCTTATGGCCCGCGGTTGGGAGCGCTATGCTGGCGGACAAGACCTCCCCGAAACCGCCACGGATTAA
- a CDS encoding RDD family protein yields the protein MSMHNQELRLPSQDWRAYQGVLSRRVFAFIVDYLIVALLWIPAAVVVFFLGILTLGLGFFLYPVLFALVAMLYFGLTVGGREQASLGMRIMGVAIARTDGRPMDFLTAIVHLAIFWIANALLTPLVLLIGLFTDRGRLLHDLLIGTVGVRRDMY from the coding sequence ATGAGCATGCATAACCAGGAACTCCGACTTCCGAGCCAGGACTGGCGCGCTTACCAGGGTGTCCTGTCGCGCCGGGTGTTCGCCTTCATTGTCGACTATCTGATTGTCGCGCTCCTGTGGATCCCGGCTGCGGTCGTCGTCTTCTTTTTGGGCATCCTGACGCTCGGCCTCGGATTCTTCCTCTATCCGGTGCTCTTCGCGCTGGTGGCGATGCTGTATTTCGGGCTGACGGTCGGCGGCCGCGAGCAGGCATCGCTCGGCATGCGGATCATGGGCGTTGCGATCGCCCGGACGGACGGCCGGCCGATGGATTTCCTGACCGCAATCGTACATCTCGCGATCTTTTGGATCGCCAATGCGCTGTTGACGCCGCTCGTCCTGCTGATCGGATTGTTCACGGATCGCGGCCGATTGCTGCACGACCTTCTGATCGGCACCGTCGGCGTCCGCCGAGACATGTATTGA
- the glyA gene encoding serine hydroxymethyltransferase, which translates to MLPQTNDAFFTRSLADSDPEIFGAIEKELGRQRHEIELIASENIVSRAVLEAQGSIMTNKYAEGYPGKRYYGGCQYVDIAEELAIDRAKKLFGVNFANVQPNSGSQMNQAVFLALLQPGDTFMGLDLNSGGHLTHGSPVNMSGKWFNVVSYGVREDDHLLDMDDLAEKARQHKPKLIIAGGTAYSRIWDWKRFREIADEIGAWLMVDMAHIAGLVAGGQHPSPFPHCHVATTTTHKSLRGPRGGMILTNDEDIAKKINSAVFPGLQGGPLMHVIAAKAVAFGEALQPSFKDYAAQIVKNARTLAETLKANGLDIVSGGTDNHLMLVDLRKKNATGKRAEAALGRGYITCNKNGIPFDPEKPFVTSGVRLGAPAGTTRGFKEAEFKEIGELIVEVLDGLKAANSDEGNAAVEAAVREKVVKLTDRFPMYGYM; encoded by the coding sequence ATGCTTCCACAGACCAATGACGCCTTCTTCACCCGCTCTCTCGCCGATAGCGATCCGGAAATCTTCGGTGCGATCGAGAAGGAGCTGGGCCGCCAGCGCCATGAGATTGAGCTGATTGCCTCCGAGAACATCGTGTCGCGCGCCGTGCTCGAGGCGCAGGGCTCGATCATGACCAACAAATATGCCGAGGGCTATCCGGGCAAGCGCTATTACGGCGGCTGCCAATATGTCGACATCGCCGAGGAACTGGCGATCGATCGTGCCAAGAAGCTGTTCGGCGTCAATTTCGCCAACGTACAGCCCAATTCCGGTTCACAGATGAACCAGGCGGTGTTCCTGGCGCTCCTGCAGCCGGGCGATACGTTCATGGGTCTCGACCTCAACTCCGGCGGTCACCTGACCCATGGTTCGCCCGTCAACATGTCGGGCAAGTGGTTCAATGTCGTTTCCTACGGCGTGCGCGAAGACGATCACCTGCTCGACATGGACGACCTCGCCGAGAAGGCCCGCCAGCACAAGCCGAAGCTGATCATCGCCGGCGGCACCGCCTATTCGCGCATCTGGGACTGGAAGCGCTTCCGCGAGATCGCCGATGAAATCGGCGCCTGGCTGATGGTCGACATGGCCCATATTGCCGGCCTCGTCGCCGGCGGCCAGCATCCTTCGCCGTTCCCGCACTGCCACGTCGCGACGACCACGACGCACAAGTCGCTGCGCGGCCCGCGCGGCGGCATGATCCTCACCAATGACGAGGACATCGCCAAGAAGATCAACTCGGCCGTCTTCCCGGGCCTGCAGGGCGGTCCGCTGATGCATGTGATTGCCGCCAAGGCCGTTGCGTTCGGCGAGGCGCTGCAGCCTTCCTTCAAGGACTATGCGGCTCAGATCGTCAAGAATGCGCGTACGCTCGCCGAAACGCTGAAGGCCAATGGCCTCGACATCGTTTCCGGCGGCACCGATAACCACCTGATGCTCGTCGACCTGCGCAAGAAGAATGCCACGGGCAAGCGTGCCGAGGCGGCGCTCGGTCGCGGCTACATCACCTGCAACAAGAACGGCATCCCCTTCGACCCGGAAAAGCCCTTCGTCACCTCGGGCGTTCGCCTCGGCGCGCCGGCCGGCACGACGCGCGGCTTCAAGGAGGCGGAATTCAAGGAAATCGGCGAATTGATCGTCGAAGTGCTTGACGGCCTCAAGGCCGCAAACTCCGACGAGGGCAATGCCGCCGTCGAAGCCGCCGTCCGCGAAAAGGTGGTGAAGCTTACCGACCGCTTCCCGATGTACGGCTACATGTGA
- a CDS encoding riboflavin synthase: MFTGIITDIGTVAKITALKEGLKLRVATNYDPKTIDMGASIAHAGVCLTVTALPETGSNERWFEVEAWEEALRLTTVSGWREGTRINLERSLKIGDELGGHIVSGHVDGQAEILAVEAEGDAVRFRLRAPEHLARFVAPKGSVALDGTSLTVNRVDGAEFDVLLIRHSLEVTTWGERQAGDFVNFEVDTIARYAARLAEFPAPKGE; this comes from the coding sequence ATGTTCACAGGCATAATCACCGATATCGGTACGGTGGCGAAGATCACGGCGCTCAAAGAGGGCCTCAAGCTTCGCGTCGCCACCAATTATGATCCGAAGACGATCGACATGGGCGCCTCGATCGCCCATGCCGGCGTGTGCCTGACGGTGACGGCACTGCCGGAGACCGGCAGCAACGAGCGCTGGTTCGAGGTCGAGGCCTGGGAGGAGGCCCTGAGACTGACGACCGTTTCGGGCTGGCGGGAGGGGACGCGTATCAATCTCGAGCGCTCGCTGAAGATTGGCGACGAGCTCGGCGGGCATATCGTCTCCGGCCATGTGGACGGCCAGGCGGAAATCCTCGCCGTCGAGGCGGAGGGCGATGCGGTGCGCTTCCGGCTCCGGGCACCGGAACATCTCGCCCGCTTCGTCGCGCCAAAAGGGTCGGTGGCGCTCGACGGGACGTCGCTGACGGTCAATCGGGTCGATGGCGCCGAGTTCGACGTGCTGTTGATCCGCCATTCGCTCGAGGTCACCACCTGGGGTGAACGCCAGGCCGGCGATTTCGTCAATTTCGAGGTCGATACGATAGCGCGTTATGCGGCCCGGCTTGCCGAGTTTCCCGCTCCGAAGGGGGAATGA
- a CDS encoding xanthine dehydrogenase family protein molybdopterin-binding subunit, whose product MTTSVIGKPLPRVDGRAKVTGDARYAADFNQPGQVYAVIVSATAGLGRIAGVDSAMVESMPGVIAVITHRNAPRLPYGEHKSYIDPAVGERLHVLQDDRVRFYGQPVAIVVADTLDRAERAASSLKLAYEAERPIVDPADPTVEAIAPAAGHADTSRGNADAMLASAPVKVDETYDIARENHNPMEPHATIAAWSGDRLTLWSKSQFVVNEQAEIAAIFGIPPENVQVVCPFIGGAFGTSLRTWPHVTLAAMAARQTGRAIKLVLTRKQMFFTTGHRPRTLQRIAIGANADGRLTSLIHEGAGETSRYEQFTEALTSASGYMYSCRNVRTRYRLQQLDISTPNHMRGPGEASGIFALECALDELSYSLGLDPIELRRRNEPEIDESENKPFSSRSLMKCYDLAAGHFGWSRRTPEPRSMRDGRLLIGMGVASATYPAYHAPSSARVRLLPDGTAEVAVAASDMGPGTYTSMTQVAAETLGLPVEQVRFSLGRSDYPPAPSHGGSWTMASVGSAIRAACIAVQEKAAQQAVADQRLPVFGAALDAIEWTGGRLRRRGDPSPGQSYGDVVSSLGTPIEVEASAQRDPDVAERYSMHSFGAVFVEVAVDPDVGTIRVRRAVGAYAIGRVVNPRLAASQCTGGMIGGIGMALMERTVLDPRDGRPVNAHMADYLVPVNLDIPKLEAHFVEELDPHVNPLGVKGLGEIALVGMAPAIANAVFHATGKRVRTLPIRIEDVLTV is encoded by the coding sequence ATGACAACGAGCGTCATCGGAAAACCGCTGCCGCGAGTGGACGGACGCGCCAAGGTCACCGGGGATGCGCGCTACGCCGCGGATTTCAATCAGCCGGGCCAGGTCTATGCGGTGATCGTCAGCGCCACTGCCGGCCTTGGCCGCATCGCCGGTGTCGACAGCGCCATGGTGGAGTCCATGCCCGGCGTCATTGCGGTGATCACGCATCGGAACGCACCACGCCTGCCCTATGGCGAGCATAAGAGCTACATCGACCCGGCTGTCGGCGAGCGGCTGCATGTGCTGCAGGACGACCGCGTACGCTTTTACGGTCAACCCGTGGCGATCGTCGTTGCCGACACGCTCGACCGAGCCGAACGGGCAGCCTCATCGTTGAAGCTCGCGTACGAAGCGGAGCGGCCGATCGTCGATCCCGCGGACCCGACAGTGGAAGCGATCGCCCCGGCAGCGGGACACGCGGACACTTCACGCGGCAACGCCGACGCGATGCTGGCCAGCGCACCCGTAAAGGTCGACGAAACCTATGACATCGCACGGGAGAACCACAACCCGATGGAGCCGCATGCGACGATCGCTGCCTGGAGCGGCGATCGTCTGACGCTTTGGAGCAAGAGCCAGTTCGTCGTTAATGAACAGGCGGAGATCGCGGCAATATTCGGCATTCCTCCCGAAAACGTGCAGGTGGTCTGTCCTTTCATCGGCGGCGCCTTCGGCACGAGCCTCAGGACATGGCCGCATGTAACGCTTGCTGCCATGGCCGCGCGGCAGACCGGGCGGGCCATCAAGCTCGTGCTGACGCGCAAGCAGATGTTCTTCACCACCGGTCACCGCCCGCGCACCCTTCAGCGGATCGCAATCGGCGCAAACGCGGACGGCAGGCTGACAAGCCTCATCCATGAAGGCGCTGGCGAAACCAGCCGCTACGAACAGTTCACCGAGGCGCTCACCAGCGCCAGCGGCTACATGTATTCCTGCCGGAACGTGCGTACGCGGTACAGACTGCAGCAGCTCGACATCAGCACGCCAAACCATATGCGTGGACCGGGCGAGGCGAGCGGCATCTTTGCGCTCGAATGTGCGTTGGATGAGTTGTCCTACAGCCTCGGGCTCGATCCCATCGAACTGCGGCGGCGAAACGAACCTGAGATCGACGAGAGCGAGAACAAGCCCTTCTCCAGCCGTTCGCTGATGAAGTGTTACGACCTGGCCGCGGGCCACTTCGGCTGGTCACGCCGAACTCCGGAGCCGCGCTCCATGCGCGACGGCCGCCTCCTGATCGGAATGGGGGTGGCCTCGGCCACCTATCCGGCTTACCACGCGCCGTCCAGCGCACGCGTGCGCCTGCTCCCCGACGGCACTGCCGAAGTCGCCGTCGCGGCGAGCGACATGGGTCCCGGGACCTATACGTCGATGACACAGGTCGCCGCCGAAACGCTCGGCCTGCCGGTGGAACAGGTGCGCTTCAGCCTCGGCCGCTCTGACTATCCGCCTGCTCCCTCCCATGGAGGCTCATGGACCATGGCCTCTGTCGGCTCGGCAATCCGCGCCGCCTGCATCGCGGTGCAGGAGAAGGCTGCACAACAGGCTGTTGCCGACCAGCGCCTGCCAGTCTTCGGAGCGGCGCTCGATGCGATCGAATGGACCGGAGGCCGGCTGCGTCGCCGTGGCGACCCGTCGCCCGGCCAGTCCTATGGAGATGTCGTGTCGAGCCTCGGGACCCCGATCGAGGTGGAGGCGTCTGCGCAGCGTGATCCGGACGTTGCCGAACGCTATTCGATGCATTCCTTCGGAGCCGTGTTTGTCGAGGTCGCCGTCGATCCGGACGTCGGGACAATCCGCGTGCGCCGCGCGGTCGGCGCATACGCTATCGGCCGCGTCGTCAATCCGCGCCTCGCAGCAAGCCAGTGCACCGGCGGCATGATTGGCGGCATCGGCATGGCGCTGATGGAGCGAACCGTCCTCGATCCGCGCGACGGGCGCCCGGTCAACGCCCACATGGCCGACTATCTCGTGCCCGTAAATCTGGATATCCCGAAGCTGGAGGCGCATTTCGTCGAAGAACTCGACCCGCACGTCAATCCGCTCGGCGTCAAAGGGCTTGGCGAGATCGCGCTCGTCGGCATGGCCCCGGCGATTGCCAATGCGGTCTTCCACGCGACCGGCAAGCGCGTGCGCACCCTGCCGATCCGAATAGAGGACGTGCTGACCGTTTAG